A window of the Dictyostelium discoideum AX4 chromosome 4 chromosome, whole genome shotgun sequence genome harbors these coding sequences:
- the mcfR gene encoding mitochondrial substrate carrier family protein has translation MTVHGNTKTSPMVTLLAGGVSGVIAKSTIAPLERVKILYQVKSKMYSFNSVYGLMKNIIKNEGLAGLWKGNTATILRIFPYSAIQWTSYDYLKNNFVTDKKSSVQIFIAGSLGFSCAILLTYPLDVIRARLALSYSNNNNNNSINSKNLNSSTQPPKVLKNGIGAVNIEKSIDFNGYKTKGLFKGIWRGILPTLYGSIPYAGVGYSSFEYFKRIAPDSFRNEKGDVIGIYKLISGGVAGGLGQTAAYPLDVVRRRIQTTGYGDGKGVENLKHSTLKTMFTIFQKEGIYALFKGISINYIKVIPTNGVAFLTYETLCDYFNSKLNKN, from the exons atgacaGTACATGGAAATACAAAAACCAGTCCAATGGTTACATTACTAGCAGGTGGAGTTAGTGGTGTTATTGCAAAATCCACAATTGCCCCATTAGAACgagttaaaattttataccaa GTGAAAAGTAAGATGTATTCATTCAATAGTGTTTATggattaatgaaaaatattataaaaaatgaagGTTTGGCTGGTCTTTGGAAAGGAAATACAGCAACAATTTTAAGAATTTTCCCATATTCAGCGATTCAATGGACTTCATACGATtacttaaaaaataattttgtaacAGATAAAAAAAGTTCAGTTCAAATTTTTATTGCTGGTAGTCTTGGATTTAGTTGTGCAATTTTATTGACTTATCCATTAGATGTAATAAGGGCAAGATTAGCATTATcatatagtaataataataataataatagtattaatagtaaaaatttaaattcgaGCACACAACCACcaaaagtattaaaaaatggaatTGGTGCAGTTAATATTGAGAAAtctattgattttaatggtTATAAAACTAAAGGATTATTTAAAGGAATATGGAGAGGTATTTTACCAACATTATATGGTTCAATTCCATATGCTGGTGTTGGTTATTCatcatttgaatattttaaacGTATTGCACCAGATTCATTTAGAAATGAAAAAGGTGATGTTATtggaatttataaattaatttccgGTGGTGTTGCTGGTGGGTTAGGTCAAACAGCTGCATATCCATTGGATGTTGTTAGAAGAAGAATTCAAACCACTGGATATGGCGATGGAAAAGgtgttgaaaatttaaaacattcaACTTTAAAAACAATGTTTACAATCTTTCAAAAAGAAGGTATCTATGCCTTATTCAAAGGTATTAGTATAAACTATATAAAAGTTATACCAACAAATGGTGTTGCTTTCTTAACATATGAAACATTATgtgattattttaattcaaaattaaataaaaattaa